TTACGAAAGGGAGACATGGTTGGTCCCACGCAGCGACTCGGGTTCGTCTCGAACTCGGCTGCGCGACGAGCAGTGTTGCATACCCTCGCCGAGGACGCCCGCCCCCGGCAGGCCGTGGTCGATGCCGTCAGTGCGAGCGAGTCCGCGGTGTACGACGCACTCAATCGACTCCAGCGGCGAGGGTACGTCTACGAGCGCGACGACGGTGACTGGGCACTGACAGGAACGGGCTGGGCCGTCCACGACCTCCTCGACCAGATCCAGGCCGTCGAGGGCGTCATGGACGACGCGGCCGAGTACTGGCAGACGCACGACCTCTCCGTCCTCCCCGAGTGCGGCCGGCGGACGCTCAACCGGCTGGAGGGCTGCTCCGTCGTCCGGTCGCCGGATGCCGACCCGTTCCGGGCGGCCCGGTGCGTCCAGGACGCCATCGAGGGCTCGGCGTCGGTCGACGTCATCGCGCCGGTGTACGACGACCGGTTCGCCGACGCGCTCGTCGACTGTGATGACCCGTCGCCGCGGTTGCTGGTGACGCCCCAGCTGCTGGAGGGCGCGGTCGAGACGGACGGGCCAGCCGAGGAGGAGACCGCCCACCTCGACGTCCGTGTCACCACGGCCGGGTTCGCGATGGCCGTGACCGAAGACCAGGTGTGTGTCTCCCTGCCGAAACTGGAGGGTGGCTACGACGCC
This window of the Haloarchaeobius amylolyticus genome carries:
- a CDS encoding helix-turn-helix transcriptional regulator, which translates into the protein MVGPTQRLGFVSNSAARRAVLHTLAEDARPRQAVVDAVSASESAVYDALNRLQRRGYVYERDDGDWALTGTGWAVHDLLDQIQAVEGVMDDAAEYWQTHDLSVLPECGRRTLNRLEGCSVVRSPDADPFRAARCVQDAIEGSASVDVIAPVYDDRFADALVDCDDPSPRLLVTPQLLEGAVETDGPAEEETAHLDVRVTTAGFAMAVTEDQVCVSLPKLEGGYDAKTELVARSPESVEWGASVFERVWDEATPVEAFVADE